AATTAGCAGATGCTTATGTGAATGTAAAGGTAAATAAAGACAGTATTGCAAATTATGATATTACATTTCCATCCGAAGAAAAAGAAGAAATAGTTGAAGAAGATTCGGCTCCATTCTCTTTAGCTATTCAAGAATATAGTTTAGAAAATATCAATCTAACTTATGTAGATGAAGTGAGTAATATGAGTGCTAAGGTGGTAAATTTTAATCATAATGGTAGTGGAGATTTATCTCAAAACAAAGTTGATTTAGATACACATACAACTGCCGATGCCATTTCTTTTATGATGGATGAGGTAGCTTATTTAAAAGATTTAAAACTAAATTACGATGCAGTTGTTGGGGTTGATTATGCCAATGATTTAAAACTAATTTTTAAAAATAACATAGCTCAAATTAACGATTTAAACTTGGTTTTTGATGGTGTTTTTGTAATGTTAAAAGAGGCTTATGATTTAGATTTTACTTTTAAATCAGAGAAATCTGAGTTCAAAAGTTTGTTGTCTTTAATTCCAAATGCATACACCGCAGATTTTCCAAATGTACAAACTACAGGAGCTCTAGATTTTAGCGGAAAAGTAAAAGGACAATATTCTGATACCACCATTCCTACTTTAGATATTGTGTTAAAAACAGATAACGCAAGTTTAAAATATCCAGATTTACCTAACAAAATAGAAAATATAAATGTAAATGCCCAAATAACAAATACCACAGGAATTATGGATGATGTTGTGGTTGAGGTAAAAAACTTTGGGTTTAAAATTGCCAAAGATGTTTTTGCAGCCAATGCTTTGGTAACCAAACCTATTTCAAACCCAACGGTAAAGGCAACAGTAAACGGACAGGTAGATTTAGGAAATCTAAAAAACGCCTATCCAATTCCTCCTTTAGATTACGATTTAAAAGGAATAGTAAAAGCCAATATTTCTACAGCTTTTGATATGAATGCTATTGATAAAGAGCAATACGATAAAATTAAAAGTAGTGGAGATATAGTTTTGCAAGGAGTTTCTGTTGGTTCAGAATATACGCCTAAGCCTATTTTTGTAAAAAAGGCAGCAATGGTTTTTAATACTCAAAATGTTACTTTAAAAGAGGCAAGTATAACCACTGGAGATTCAGATTTACAGTTTAATGGAGCTTTGGATCATGTTTATGGATATGTTTTTTCTGATGGAACCTTAAAAGGAAGGTTAGATGTTACTTCTAATCTTTTTAAAGTGGGAGATTTTTATGAAAGTGATACTACTACAGTAGCTGTAACTACCGATACTTTGTCAACAGAGCAGTTTAAAATTCCAGAAAACATTAATTTTTATGGAAGTGTATCCGCTAAAAAGGTGATGTATGATAATATTGAATTGGATAATTTTAAAGGAAAAACAGTTGTAGAAAATCAACGCATTACATTTAAAGATACTCAAGCAAATATGTTTAAAGGAACTATGTCTATGGATGGATATGTAGATACAAAACCAAATCCGACAGCGTATAATTTTGATATGAAATTAAAGCAATTTGACATTGCAAGTGCCTTTAATGGAATGGATATGTTGAAAAAAATAGCGCCTATTATTGGAGCGTTCAACGGTCGTTTTGATACGGATTTAGATATAGAAGGAGCTCTAGGAAATGATTTTATGCCAGATTTATCTCAGTTAACAGGAGGGGCTTTTGCCAACTTGCAAGTAGATAAAATTGATGCAAGCAAAAATAAGTTTTTGAGTTTGGCAGAAAATAAAATGAGTTTTTTAGACTTTGATAAAACAGATTTAAAAGATTTAAAAACCAAAGTGACTTTTCAAGATAGCAAGGTAAACGTACAGCCATTTACTTTAAAATATAAAGATATTCCAATTACTATTGGAGGAAGTCATAGTTTTGACAATCAAATGAATTATGATTTAAAATTAGATTTACCAGCAAAATATTTAGGAAAGGAAGCTCAAAGTTTGGTAAGCAAATTAAGCGGAGCAGATCAAGAAAACATAAGAATTCCTTTAGATGTTAAGGTTGGTGGAACAATCACCAAACCTACAGTAGTACCAGGAATGAAAGACGCAGTAACTGATTTGACTAAAAAAGTAGTTGAGAATGAAAAAAAGAAAGCTACAGATAAAGTAAAAAATGAAGTTTCTAAAAAAATAGATCAATTCTTAGGAGGGAAAAGCAATAATTCTTCTGATAGTACACAAACAGAAGAAAAAACTACTCAAGAAAAAGCCAAAGACGCCGG
Above is a genomic segment from Wenyingzhuangia fucanilytica containing:
- a CDS encoding AsmA-like C-terminal region-containing protein yields the protein MLKKILKGLAIFIGVIFLLLLIIPFAFKGKITKIAKEQINNSINANVDFQDLSISLIRNFPNVSVDLQNLSVINRAPFAGDTLAAVGHTYININLKSLMGDVPQINSIKLADAYVNVKVNKDSIANYDITFPSEEKEEIVEEDSAPFSLAIQEYSLENINLTYVDEVSNMSAKVVNFNHNGSGDLSQNKVDLDTHTTADAISFMMDEVAYLKDLKLNYDAVVGVDYANDLKLIFKNNIAQINDLNLVFDGVFVMLKEAYDLDFTFKSEKSEFKSLLSLIPNAYTADFPNVQTTGALDFSGKVKGQYSDTTIPTLDIVLKTDNASLKYPDLPNKIENINVNAQITNTTGIMDDVVVEVKNFGFKIAKDVFAANALVTKPISNPTVKATVNGQVDLGNLKNAYPIPPLDYDLKGIVKANISTAFDMNAIDKEQYDKIKSSGDIVLQGVSVGSEYTPKPIFVKKAAMVFNTQNVTLKEASITTGDSDLQFNGALDHVYGYVFSDGTLKGRLDVTSNLFKVGDFYESDTTTVAVTTDTLSTEQFKIPENINFYGSVSAKKVMYDNIELDNFKGKTVVENQRITFKDTQANMFKGTMSMDGYVDTKPNPTAYNFDMKLKQFDIASAFNGMDMLKKIAPIIGAFNGRFDTDLDIEGALGNDFMPDLSQLTGGAFANLQVDKIDASKNKFLSLAENKMSFLDFDKTDLKDLKTKVTFQDSKVNVQPFTLKYKDIPITIGGSHSFDNQMNYDLKLDLPAKYLGKEAQSLVSKLSGADQENIRIPLDVKVGGTITKPTVVPGMKDAVTDLTKKVVENEKKKATDKVKNEVSKKIDQFLGGKSNNSSDSTQTEEKTTQEKAKDAGKKLLKGLFGK